In the genome of Planococcus donghaensis, the window CGGTCAGATAGCGCTTTACGCATTCCGCATATTGAAGATATTGGACTTCGTGACCGTGTAGCGATTGCCATCAAAAAACATACGGAAATTTTGGGTTATATTTGGGTAGTCGAAGGCACAAAAAAGTTAACGGATATACAGTTAGAACAGCTAAAAGATGCAGCAATTGTGGCGATTCCTTTAATGGCTAAGATTCAACAAAATCGGAAACGGAAAGAAGAAAACTATCAAGATTTCCTGTGGCAACTTTTAACAGGTCAGTTTAAAAATCGAGATGAAATTTATGAACAAGTTCACGATCTTCATCTCAAAATACCAAGTCACTTTACTGTACTGGTGTTCAAATTTGAACAAGATATTTCACAGATGATGGAAGAGCAAATTTCCTATTTGATTACAACAAGCCAAAAAATCACCAATCATTTTCTTGTAGTGATGGACAATGAGCTGATCTTAATCGCCTCTCCCCATCCCACTCAATCTGATGCTACAGCTTTTGACAGTTTTATCACATACTTTACTTCTGAAATAGCCAATCGTTTCTCGATTTTAGGGGTAACAGGAAGTTCTGGTACAGGATATAGTGATTTTAGTAAAGCCAAGACAAGTTATCAAGAGGCGCAAAAAGTGCTTGACCTGAAAAAAACGTTTCCAGAAGAGCTTGAAAATGTTTTTCATTATAGTCGGCTTGGGGCATTTTTGTATATCGACCTTATTCAACAACAATTGCCTACCGAACATCCAGCAATTAGCAAAATTAGAGCTTATGACAAACAGCACAAATCGAATTTTTTAAAGACATTAGAAGTCTTTATTCAACAAGACAGCAACATGAACGATGCAGCGAAGAAGTTGTTTGTCCATACCAATACTTTGCATTATCGCATGAAACGTATTGCTGAAATTGGTGGGATTGATTTGACGAATGTAAATGAAAAACTAGGAATTTACCTTGATTTAATGTCCCAAAAAATGACGAAAAAATAGCCTTTTGTGAAATTTCACAAAAGAAATGCTCATCTTTCTTCTTTCTACCCAATGCGGTCTAGTAGGCTTTCCGTTATACTTATGGATATCTTCACCATTCGTTTTAAGGGGGAAACATCAATGATTATTGGAATTCCGAAAGAAGTTAAAAATAACGAGAACCGAGTGGCAATTACGCCAGCCGGGGTCGATGCTTTTGTAAGAGCAGGTCATCAAGTAATCATCGAAACAGGGGCAGGTCTTGGATCTAGTTTTACAGACACTGATTATGTAGCGACAGGCGCTAAAATTGTTGAAACAGCTGCAGAAGCTTGGGCTGCTCAAATGGTTATGAAAGTTAAAGAGCCTGTTTCTTCTGAATACCAATACTTCCGTCAAGATTTGTTGTTGTTCACTTACTTACACCTTGCAGCTGAACCTGCTTTAACACAAGCTCTTGTCGACAATAAAGTAACAGCAATTGCTTATGAAACTGTTTCAGTTAACCGTACTCTTCCATTATTAACGCCAATGAGCGAAGTAGCTGGAAGAATGGCTTCACAAGTTGGGGCTCAATTTTTAGAGAAAATTTACGGCGGCAAAGGAGTTCTATTATCAGGTGTACCAGGTGTTCAACGCAGTAAAGTAACGATTATTGGCGGCGGAGTTGCCGGAACAAATGCAGCAAAAATGGCTATTGGTCTTGGCGCGCAAGTAACCATTATCGACTTGAGCCCAGAACGTCTTCGCCAATTAGATGATATTTTTGGAAATGATGTGACGACATTGATTTCCAATCCATTTAATATCGCAGAAGCGGTCAAAGAATCTGATTTGGTTATTGGAGCGGTCTTAATCCCCGGAGCAAAAGCACCTAAACTAGTAACTGAAGAAATGGTAAAAGCCATGAATCCTGGAACTGTCATTGTCGATATTGCGATCGATCAAGGCGGCATTTTTGAAACGACTGACCGCATTACAACGCATGACAACCCAACTTACGTGAAACACGGTGTCGTTCACTATGCTGTTGCGAATATGCCTGGAGCTGTTCCGCGTACTTCAACAATTGCGTTAACTAACGTTACTGTAGGATATGCACTTCAAATGGCTAATAAAGGTGTTCATAAAGCTGTTGCAGAAAATCCAGCATTGATGTTGGGCGTTAACACAGCTAATGGGTATGTAACATATGAAGCTGTTGCAAAAGATCTTGGCTTTGAATTTATCACAGCTGATGCGGCTCTTGCACAGTCAACATCGTCAATTTAATATCTATTCGACAGTCCTGCTCTTCCTAGAGCTGGGCTGTCTTTTTTATATTCTGCTAATTACGTATTGCTGTACATCCAGATTGGCTTATTTTATATTTAAAAAAGGTGATGACATTGAAAGTGAAATTTTATGAGAACAATACTAATTTTGTATCTGGCATAACGTTAAAAGAGTTAACTGCTCCTGAAGAGAATAACATGGCTTTGCATGCTTGCAAAAACCCAGAGGCGATTTTATCAAATCGAAAAAGTTTAGCGGAATTTCTAGACGTTTCTCTGGATGATTTTATTTGTACGCAACAAACTCATAGTGCGAACTTCCGACGCGTCAATAGACATCATAAAGGAAGCGGCGCATATACAGTTGAAACCGCCATTTCTGATACGGATGCTTTGTATACTTTCGATTCTGGAATTGTATTGTGCAGCTTTGTGGCCGATTGTGCTCCTGTTATTATTCACGATAAAACAACGGGATTAATTGGTGTGATTCATTCCGGATGGCAAGGCACTGTTAAAGAAATTACGCTTGAATTTTTAAAGCACATCATTTCCATAGAACAATGCAATCCTACCGATATAGAGATTCAAATCGGCGCATCTATTAGCCAACAACAGTTTGAAGTTGATCAAGATGTTTATTTAAAGTTTGAAGCTTTAGGATACGCTAATGAATTTATGTATTTTAATTCGGCTACGAATAAATATCATATCGACAACCAAGCTACTGTAAAAAAACAATGCGAACTTGCTGGAATTCCTTCAAGTCAGATTCTCGTTGATTCTACATGTACGTTTTTAAATTCCGATGGATTTTCTTACCGTCAAGATCGTAAATGTGGCAGGCATTTAATATTTGCTATGAACAAAAATACGCAATAGTTTTCTTAAACAAAAAGCATTCCTTCAATTTTGAAGGAATGCTTTTTTAAAAAAACTAATATTCAAATTACATTATGGTTTTTACTACCCTTATTTTAATAAAAAATGAGATTAGAAAAGCAATAGATACTAGTACGATAAAAACATAAAACACTGGTTCATAACTGTTGGTACGCTCACGAATTTGCGATACAATGGCAAGTCCGACAATGCCGCCTATTTGCAAGAGCCTATTTCTGCTCTCACAGGAATGCTCCAGCGGGAACAGCGCGAGCCGAAGACCCTGGAGCGAACGCAGTGAGTGAAGCGGCTGAGGCCGTGTCCGCGGAAAGCGTCCGTCGAAATGGACATCAGCCCTTTCTTTAGTAGACGAAAAGGGACTGCCCCTTTTATTATAGGCTAGCCGCCAATATACGACATACCAATTTTGTTGCGATTTTTCGCTGTTAATTCGGTGCGTTCATCAGAATACCGATCGTCTCTACGTTCCCAAACAGCCGAAATTCTCTCGAACAATTCCTCGTCACCTAACCCACTGCGAATCAGTTCACGAATATCAAAATGCCCTGTGGCGAATAGACATGTATAAAATTTGCCGTCTGACGATAAACGCGCACGTGTACAAGAAGAACAAAAAGACTCAGATACGGATGTGATAAAACCGACTTGAGCTTCCCCTTCTTCAAACCGATAACGTTTCGCTACTTCTCCGTAATAATCTTTATCTACTGGCTCTAGTTGATAAACAGATTGTAACTTCTCTAAAATTTGCTTTTTGGTCACTACTTTTTTAAAGCTCCAACCGTTATCGTTTCCAACATCCATAAATTCGATAAACCGTAACGTAATGCCACGTTCTTTAAAATACGCCGTCATCGGCAAAATCTCATGTTCGTTGACATCTTTTTGAACGACCATATTGACTTTAATCTCAAATCCGATTTGTTGAGCAAAATCAATTTGTTTTAAAATATGGGAAGGATCAATTCCTCTGCCATTCAGTTGCCCGAATAATTCTGGGTCCAAAGCGTCTAAGCTAATATTCAAGCGGCGAAGTCCTGCATCATATAACGCTTGCGCTTGATTTCCAAGCAACAAACCATTGGTCGTCAAGCCGATATCTTCTACCCCTTCAACTGAAAGAATTTTTTCAACTAATTCAGGCAACCCTCTGCGCATTAACGGTTCTCCACCAGTTAGCCGAATTTTTTTGACGCCCATTGCTACAAAAACTTTTGTTAAGCGATGGATTTCTTCAAAGGACAATAATTCCTGCTTTGGCAAAAATGCATAATCATCCCCGAATACTTCTTTTGGCATGCAATAAGAGCAACGGAAATTACAGCGATCAGTAACCGATATTCGCAAATCCCGTATCGGACGTTGGAATTGGTCCTGTACTGGGTTTATAGCCATCCTGCCATCTCCTTTTTTAATCATCCGGGTGATTTAGATTACGGAAAACAAGTTGATCTTCATGGATAGCTGATGCATCAATCCATCTAGTTGTGACTTTCTCCATAAACTTCATAACTCGCAATTGTCCGTTTTCCAGTTCATTTTTCAAC includes:
- a CDS encoding PucR family transcriptional regulator, whose translation is MEDIPPKNPFKKPFSDLKELVDSIQEHLECPATIEDTNHRLNAYSSHGIDADPARIGTIISQRVPEKVINRLWKEGIIPKLMRSDSALRIPHIEDIGLRDRVAIAIKKHTEILGYIWVVEGTKKLTDIQLEQLKDAAIVAIPLMAKIQQNRKRKEENYQDFLWQLLTGQFKNRDEIYEQVHDLHLKIPSHFTVLVFKFEQDISQMMEEQISYLITTSQKITNHFLVVMDNELILIASPHPTQSDATAFDSFITYFTSEIANRFSILGVTGSSGTGYSDFSKAKTSYQEAQKVLDLKKTFPEELENVFHYSRLGAFLYIDLIQQQLPTEHPAISKIRAYDKQHKSNFLKTLEVFIQQDSNMNDAAKKLFVHTNTLHYRMKRIAEIGGIDLTNVNEKLGIYLDLMSQKMTKK
- the ald gene encoding alanine dehydrogenase; its protein translation is MIIGIPKEVKNNENRVAITPAGVDAFVRAGHQVIIETGAGLGSSFTDTDYVATGAKIVETAAEAWAAQMVMKVKEPVSSEYQYFRQDLLLFTYLHLAAEPALTQALVDNKVTAIAYETVSVNRTLPLLTPMSEVAGRMASQVGAQFLEKIYGGKGVLLSGVPGVQRSKVTIIGGGVAGTNAAKMAIGLGAQVTIIDLSPERLRQLDDIFGNDVTTLISNPFNIAEAVKESDLVIGAVLIPGAKAPKLVTEEMVKAMNPGTVIVDIAIDQGGIFETTDRITTHDNPTYVKHGVVHYAVANMPGAVPRTSTIALTNVTVGYALQMANKGVHKAVAENPALMLGVNTANGYVTYEAVAKDLGFEFITADAALAQSTSSI
- the pgeF gene encoding peptidoglycan editing factor PgeF, with the protein product MKVKFYENNTNFVSGITLKELTAPEENNMALHACKNPEAILSNRKSLAEFLDVSLDDFICTQQTHSANFRRVNRHHKGSGAYTVETAISDTDALYTFDSGIVLCSFVADCAPVIIHDKTTGLIGVIHSGWQGTVKEITLEFLKHIISIEQCNPTDIEIQIGASISQQQFEVDQDVYLKFEALGYANEFMYFNSATNKYHIDNQATVKKQCELAGIPSSQILVDSTCTFLNSDGFSYRQDRKCGRHLIFAMNKNTQ
- the moaA gene encoding GTP 3',8-cyclase MoaA; translated protein: MAINPVQDQFQRPIRDLRISVTDRCNFRCSYCMPKEVFGDDYAFLPKQELLSFEEIHRLTKVFVAMGVKKIRLTGGEPLMRRGLPELVEKILSVEGVEDIGLTTNGLLLGNQAQALYDAGLRRLNISLDALDPELFGQLNGRGIDPSHILKQIDFAQQIGFEIKVNMVVQKDVNEHEILPMTAYFKERGITLRFIEFMDVGNDNGWSFKKVVTKKQILEKLQSVYQLEPVDKDYYGEVAKRYRFEEGEAQVGFITSVSESFCSSCTRARLSSDGKFYTCLFATGHFDIRELIRSGLGDEELFERISAVWERRDDRYSDERTELTAKNRNKIGMSYIGG